A genomic region of Nostoc sp. UHCC 0702 contains the following coding sequences:
- a CDS encoding ABC transporter permease, which translates to MTITKIFVIAKNVFQEVVRDRILYIIGFYAVILTIAIRVLPEFSASTENKIFLDFGMAAMSVITLIIAIFVGTGLVNKEIEKRTILVLIAKPVSRSEIISGKFLGLVAVLAVLVATMTTIYLIFLQLGKIPHQTASILIAAVFLFFQLSLMAAVAITFSVFTSSLLAITLTFAVYLMGNITQDLVKFGRLGSNRVLELFAQILYLIIPDLSRLDLKNEAVYGLQALPDLTALIANVVYGLFYSVMLLAIAIYIFSKREF; encoded by the coding sequence ATGACTATCACCAAAATTTTTGTAATTGCGAAAAATGTATTTCAGGAAGTAGTACGCGATCGCATCTTGTATATTATCGGTTTTTATGCTGTTATACTTACTATCGCTATCCGCGTACTACCAGAATTTTCAGCCAGTACTGAAAACAAAATATTTTTAGACTTTGGTATGGCAGCAATGAGTGTAATTACTCTGATTATTGCCATATTTGTTGGTACAGGGCTGGTTAACAAAGAAATTGAGAAACGCACTATTTTAGTGTTAATTGCTAAACCTGTCAGTCGCAGTGAAATTATTTCAGGTAAATTCTTAGGTTTAGTAGCAGTGCTGGCTGTACTCGTTGCGACGATGACAACGATTTATTTAATATTTTTACAACTTGGTAAGATTCCCCATCAAACAGCAAGTATTTTAATTGCCGCAGTCTTTCTATTTTTTCAGTTGTCTTTAATGGCCGCTGTAGCTATTACCTTTAGTGTCTTCACCAGTTCTTTATTAGCAATAACTTTAACTTTTGCAGTCTACTTAATGGGGAACATTACTCAAGATTTAGTAAAATTTGGTCGTCTGGGTAGTAACCGAGTTCTAGAACTATTTGCTCAAATTTTATATCTCATCATACCAGATTTATCTCGACTAGATTTAAAAAACGAAGCAGTTTATGGTTTGCAAGCATTGCCTGATTTAACAGCACTAATTGCCAATGTTGTCTATGGCTTATTTTACAGTGTCATGCTGTTAGCGATCGCTATTTACATTTTCTCAAAACGGGAGTTTTAA
- a CDS encoding sugar ABC transporter permease, with amino-acid sequence MKTSRFSRMQLLDNDTFAAWIFLTPALILLGVFVIWPIAYVLYLSFTAGSFTSTGIYWIGLKNYWRLLLTPDFGQVVGNTVYFSAATLIPSLVIPLGVAVLLNRSFALRGILRSAYFLPSIISLVAAGLGFRWLFQNTGPVNGLLNVFGIAPIAWLGDTFWAMPVVIVMTIWKQLGFNMVVFLAGLQAIPSSRYEAAELDGANGWQQFWHVTLPGLRPTVIFVAITTAIFTLRSFEQVFVMTGGGPLNSTNLLVYYIYQEAFSQFDFGYAAAAATLLLAVTFVLVYLQLRTSREE; translated from the coding sequence ATGAAAACATCGCGCTTCTCTCGGATGCAGTTGCTAGATAATGATACATTTGCTGCTTGGATTTTTTTGACACCCGCATTGATATTACTGGGTGTTTTCGTCATTTGGCCGATCGCTTATGTGTTGTATCTTAGTTTTACTGCTGGTAGTTTCACTTCAACAGGTATTTATTGGATAGGCTTAAAAAACTACTGGCGCTTGTTACTCACTCCAGATTTCGGACAAGTTGTTGGTAACACCGTTTATTTTAGCGCTGCCACACTGATTCCTAGTTTAGTGATTCCCTTGGGAGTGGCAGTGCTATTAAACCGCTCCTTTGCTTTACGAGGAATACTGCGGAGTGCCTATTTTTTACCTTCAATTATCTCTCTTGTGGCGGCTGGTTTAGGATTTCGCTGGCTATTTCAAAATACTGGGCCTGTAAACGGGCTGTTAAATGTATTTGGCATTGCACCAATTGCTTGGCTAGGAGATACATTTTGGGCAATGCCAGTGGTAATTGTCATGACTATTTGGAAACAACTAGGTTTTAATATGGTGGTGTTTTTAGCAGGGTTGCAGGCAATTCCCTCCAGTCGCTATGAAGCAGCCGAATTGGATGGAGCTAATGGTTGGCAACAATTTTGGCATGTCACCCTACCCGGATTACGACCTACTGTAATATTTGTTGCAATCACCACTGCTATTTTTACATTGCGGAGTTTTGAGCAAGTTTTTGTGATGACAGGTGGCGGGCCGTTGAATTCAACTAACCTACTGGTTTACTACATTTACCAAGAAGCTTTTTCTCAATTTGATTTTGGTTATGCAGCAGCAGCAGCAACATTGCTGTTAGCAGTGACATTTGTACTAGTGTATTTGCAGTTACGTACTTCCAGGGAAGAGTAG
- a CDS encoding pentapeptide repeat-containing protein, protein MRNYADKKELILSQIKDKFCQRRDFSKCDLSGIDLEAVDLSGMNLTGADLQGANLSGSDLSGANLSKANLMQATLCKANLYQAALSEANLINADLTRTNLCRAFLWRSQCYGIKLWGASLCDAYLSEADLSAAILVEASLIEANLVKANLAGAKLCGAILLEANLTEVNLTGADLTWANLTKANLSAANLNETKIFYAKLRDTIMPDGTIHDPQIVIFE, encoded by the coding sequence ATGAGAAATTATGCTGACAAAAAGGAATTAATACTGAGTCAAATCAAAGATAAATTTTGTCAGCGCAGGGATTTCAGTAAATGTGACTTGAGTGGTATTGATTTGGAAGCAGTTGATTTAAGTGGTATGAACTTGACAGGAGCAGATTTACAAGGGGCAAATTTGTCTGGTTCTGACTTGAGTGGTGCTAACCTGAGTAAGGCAAATTTAATGCAAGCTACTTTGTGCAAAGCTAATTTATATCAAGCTGCTTTGTCAGAAGCCAATTTAATTAATGCTGATTTAACGCGCACAAATTTATGTAGAGCTTTTTTGTGGCGATCGCAATGTTATGGTATTAAACTTTGGGGAGCTTCTTTGTGTGATGCATATTTAAGTGAAGCAGACCTGAGTGCAGCCATATTAGTTGAAGCATCGTTGATAGAAGCCAACTTAGTCAAAGCAAATCTCGCAGGAGCAAAGCTATGTGGAGCGATACTGCTAGAAGCTAATTTAACTGAAGTAAACTTAACAGGTGCAGATCTCACATGGGCAAACTTAACCAAAGCAAACTTAAGTGCAGCCAACCTAAATGAGACAAAAATATTTTATGCTAAACTGCGGGACACTATCATGCCAGATGGCACAATTCATGACCCCCAAATAGTTATTTTTGAATGA
- a CDS encoding CPBP family intramembrane metalloprotease, whose protein sequence is MVEQQKHEPEIPYLTRIQVLVAMGATAIILWIIAKLWLYFGNVSLFRWHWHEKDLLLGLALGLMITALSGLAYRLYHPYRQSADYYLQLVLSPLALPDLIWLGLLPGLSEELLFRGVMLPALGLDHVAVIVSSLCFGVLHLSGSEQWPYVIWATIIGLILGYSALISGNLLVPIVAHITTNLISSYLWKMWQLSKMKS, encoded by the coding sequence GTGGTTGAACAACAAAAACACGAACCAGAAATTCCATACCTAACACGCATCCAAGTACTAGTAGCAATGGGAGCGACAGCAATCATTTTATGGATAATTGCCAAGCTTTGGTTATACTTTGGTAACGTTTCCCTGTTTAGGTGGCACTGGCATGAAAAAGATTTACTATTGGGGCTAGCGTTGGGGTTAATGATCACGGCTTTGAGTGGCTTAGCTTATCGCTTGTACCATCCCTACCGTCAAAGTGCAGATTATTACCTACAACTAGTGTTGAGTCCCTTAGCTTTGCCAGACTTAATTTGGCTGGGTTTGCTACCAGGATTAAGTGAAGAATTGTTATTTCGTGGTGTAATGCTGCCAGCTTTAGGCTTAGATCATGTGGCTGTGATTGTATCGAGTCTTTGCTTTGGCGTTTTGCACCTCAGCGGTTCCGAACAATGGCCTTATGTAATTTGGGCAACTATTATCGGGCTAATACTGGGGTACAGTGCCCTCATCAGCGGCAACTTGTTAGTGCCAATTGTCGCTCACATCACCACAAATTTGATTTCTAGCTATTTGTGGAAAATGTGGCAATTATCGAAAATGAAAAGTTAG
- a CDS encoding phosphoribosylglycinamide formyltransferase has translation MNESFLINTATASLISPNISSQELIQSSPLKLGIMASGNGSNFEAIAEAIEDGQINAQIQVLIYNNPSAKAAVRAANRGVEAVLLNHRDYKSRQAFDKQIVQTLQHYNVEWLIMAGWMRVITPVLIDAFPDKIINIHPSLLPSFKGINAVEQALQAGVKIAGCTVHVVSLEVDSGPILIQAAVPVLPDDTAQTLHARIQIEEHRILPQAIALAAALERGSGGAGERGSRGAGERGSGGAGEQGERGSGGAGEQGSGGATADN, from the coding sequence ATGAATGAATCTTTTCTAATCAATACTGCTACTGCTAGCTTAATTTCTCCTAACATTTCCAGTCAAGAACTTATACAAAGTTCTCCCTTAAAACTGGGAATTATGGCTTCTGGCAATGGCAGCAACTTTGAGGCAATTGCCGAAGCTATTGAAGATGGGCAAATCAACGCCCAAATTCAAGTTTTAATTTATAATAATCCCTCAGCGAAAGCAGCAGTACGGGCTGCCAATAGGGGCGTAGAAGCTGTTTTGTTGAATCATCGTGACTACAAAAGTCGTCAAGCATTTGACAAACAAATTGTGCAAACTTTGCAGCACTACAATGTAGAATGGCTGATTATGGCAGGCTGGATGCGAGTGATAACACCAGTATTAATTGATGCTTTCCCTGACAAAATCATCAATATTCATCCGAGTTTGTTGCCTAGTTTTAAAGGAATCAATGCTGTAGAACAAGCCTTGCAAGCTGGGGTAAAAATTGCAGGCTGTACAGTGCATGTAGTCTCTTTAGAAGTAGACAGCGGCCCAATACTGATTCAAGCTGCGGTGCCAGTATTGCCAGACGACACAGCACAAACACTCCATGCCAGAATTCAAATTGAGGAACATCGAATTTTACCACAGGCGATCGCTTTGGCAGCGGCTCTTGAGCGGGGGAGCGGGGGAGCGGGGGAGCGGGGGAGCAGGGGAGCAGGGGAGCGGGGGAGCGGGGGAGCGGGGGAGCAGGGGGAGCGGGGGAGCGGGGGAGCAGGGGAGCAGGGGAGCGGGGGAGCAACAGCTGACAACTGA
- a CDS encoding DUF5357 domain-containing protein produces the protein MGSLLKDIFGLFGIVDAVYKRLREILIPKQIYSWQTFIYLSVYSWVLSYFAIGYIQDIIAFFGWLFLITGTAWYTTEDPLKVPGTFMPVGAVITGFLISVFAFGNQQDGITSRTIVLWPTISALITIIPDFFEGTGTDSKAQIPKPEVRQRHIILVSSCMVLSCWLQFYFVMDNWLQEYPSLLADNFKRSTFVYRIEEPVSNTFVGITQDGKAVPRNGLLILDKLQPRVEQEIAEKPWSEVEKWLSEANTRVGNLGNQVINKYLGQYEEKELWRAEARVGDNKSGYILDLLSIWLGPSSNPRGYYLKKSCRIEPVAASPRNVNTRISQSDDINTVAEIDCDRLNRLIGGASPPQQ, from the coding sequence ATGGGTTCATTGTTGAAAGATATATTCGGTTTATTTGGAATTGTTGATGCTGTTTATAAAAGGCTGAGAGAGATATTAATTCCAAAACAAATATATTCTTGGCAAACATTTATTTATCTAAGCGTATATTCTTGGGTTCTTTCATATTTTGCTATAGGTTATATACAAGATATCATTGCGTTCTTTGGTTGGTTATTTTTAATTACTGGTACAGCTTGGTATACCACTGAAGATCCTTTAAAAGTTCCTGGTACTTTTATGCCAGTGGGTGCAGTGATAACTGGATTTTTAATCAGTGTTTTTGCTTTTGGCAATCAACAAGATGGAATTACATCAAGAACAATCGTTCTCTGGCCGACAATTTCGGCACTAATTACAATCATTCCAGATTTTTTTGAAGGGACTGGTACTGATTCTAAAGCTCAGATACCTAAGCCAGAAGTTCGCCAAAGACACATAATTTTAGTATCTAGTTGCATGGTACTAAGTTGTTGGCTTCAGTTTTATTTCGTGATGGATAATTGGTTACAAGAATATCCCAGTTTGCTGGCAGATAATTTCAAGCGTAGTACCTTCGTATATAGAATTGAGGAGCCAGTAAGTAATACTTTTGTTGGTATAACTCAAGATGGAAAAGCAGTACCAAGAAATGGCCTTTTGATTCTAGATAAATTACAACCAAGAGTAGAACAAGAAATAGCTGAAAAACCTTGGTCAGAAGTCGAAAAATGGCTGTCTGAAGCGAACACGCGAGTAGGGAATTTGGGTAATCAAGTAATAAATAAATACCTGGGACAATATGAAGAAAAGGAATTATGGCGTGCTGAAGCGCGTGTAGGAGATAATAAGTCAGGATATATATTAGATTTGCTAAGTATCTGGTTAGGCCCAAGTTCTAACCCACGGGGATATTACTTGAAGAAATCTTGTCGCATTGAGCCGGTTGCAGCATCTCCAAGAAACGTTAACACACGCATCAGTCAATCAGATGATATTAACACAGTTGCAGAAATCGATTGCGATCGCCTAAATAGATTAATTGGTGGGGCGTCACCACCGCAGCAGTGA
- a CDS encoding filament integrity protein fraC encodes MFDDLTIPRILPLGAILFNFLFLLVAIPIEAYVFNRRLSFDKKTSIFYAISVNHFSSALGWTIFFLLEPVLPILWKSELINFVFYNNFKSPNTQSLLIVTTVIIFFTTVIMKFFLLQVFVFFLKEDVFKKKEELPVTQQRYKRRRWRVPSRVRFASTNLVTTTLIANALSYSAITLILLIRNR; translated from the coding sequence ATGTTTGACGATTTGACTATTCCCAGAATTTTGCCCCTTGGCGCAATTTTGTTTAATTTTTTATTTTTACTGGTTGCCATTCCTATAGAAGCCTATGTTTTTAATAGAAGGCTAAGTTTTGACAAAAAGACCAGTATTTTTTATGCAATTTCTGTAAATCATTTTTCTAGCGCTCTTGGCTGGACTATATTTTTTTTATTAGAGCCAGTATTACCAATTTTATGGAAGTCCGAATTAATTAATTTTGTATTTTACAATAATTTTAAATCTCCTAATACACAAAGCCTATTAATTGTAACGACTGTGATAATTTTCTTCACAACCGTGATTATGAAATTCTTTCTTTTACAAGTTTTCGTATTTTTCTTAAAAGAAGATGTGTTTAAGAAGAAAGAAGAATTACCAGTAACTCAACAAAGATATAAACGTCGCCGCTGGCGAGTTCCCAGCAGGGTGAGATTTGCAAGTACAAATTTAGTGACCACTACACTCATCGCAAATGCTCTCAGCTACAGTGCTATTACTCTAATTTTGCTAATTCGTAATAGATAG
- a CDS encoding type IV pilin-like G/H family protein has translation MSKILLNFSQLPIASKLLTSSVFVALMVTLDATVLAQPSTAPIPTQSQPSQQKNSVAQQLLGQWQVKDPISSSSLNFLFAPEGKLFIYVLDSNNSGAAEFKYRINQIPKPMHLDVTIYNNQKPVLTIFELTADGQLRLQLEGTNPGLPRPTAFSSEVSLFQKISDSTTLPENVQVIDLSSSEPESNQPKSEAEVFIGTINRGQQAYYLENGKFSPTIKQLEVGIKPETENYRYRILNQGNQKQSKITVSNATAKKPELRSYTGVVFIKKVQGELLTQAAICETDKPSATPPVTPKIPIKESQVVECPRGSHLL, from the coding sequence ATGTCTAAAATTTTACTCAACTTTTCTCAACTTCCAATTGCTAGCAAATTGCTTACCTCTAGCGTATTTGTAGCATTAATGGTGACTCTCGACGCAACTGTGCTGGCTCAACCATCAACAGCACCAATACCAACTCAATCTCAACCAAGTCAGCAAAAAAACTCTGTTGCTCAGCAATTATTGGGACAATGGCAAGTTAAAGACCCAATATCCTCAAGCTCGCTCAACTTTCTCTTTGCCCCAGAAGGCAAATTATTTATTTATGTTCTTGATTCTAATAATTCTGGTGCTGCCGAGTTTAAGTATCGCATCAACCAGATACCAAAACCCATGCATCTAGATGTTACAATTTACAACAATCAAAAACCAGTCTTGACAATTTTTGAATTGACTGCTGATGGTCAGTTGCGATTGCAATTAGAAGGTACTAATCCTGGCCTACCCAGACCCACAGCTTTTTCTTCTGAAGTTTCCCTGTTCCAAAAAATTTCCGACTCTACGACATTGCCTGAAAATGTTCAAGTTATCGACCTCAGCAGCAGCGAACCAGAAAGCAATCAACCAAAATCTGAAGCTGAAGTTTTTATTGGCACTATAAACCGTGGACAACAGGCTTATTATTTAGAGAATGGAAAATTTAGTCCAACAATTAAGCAACTAGAGGTTGGGATTAAACCGGAGACTGAGAACTACCGCTATCGCATTCTTAACCAAGGCAACCAAAAGCAAAGTAAAATTACAGTCAGCAATGCGACTGCCAAAAAACCTGAACTGAGAAGCTATACAGGTGTTGTTTTTATTAAAAAAGTTCAAGGTGAACTCTTGACACAGGCAGCTATTTGTGAAACTGATAAACCTTCAGCCACACCACCAGTTACACCAAAAATACCTATTAAAGAATCTCAAGTAGTTGAATGTCCAAGAGGTTCACATTTGTTATAA
- a CDS encoding DUF3326 domain-containing protein has translation MNQRPYTTILIVPTGVGAAIGGYAGDAIPVAKVLSQVCDRLITHPNVLNGASLYWNIPNAFYVEGYGLDKFASGCWGLRPVRHNKIGLLLDQGIEPELQLRHLQAADAARATLGLTITDYVITDAPLNVELRTAPSGASWGTIGNPDSLLRAAEILIKKVGVEAIAVVARFPDDMDEEAVENYRQGKGVDPLAGAEAVISHLVVRTFQIPCAHSPALAAAPPEPNLSPRSAAEELGYTFLPCVLVGLSRAPQFILEKEIVNSLQDDIWANQVDSVIVPATACGSSALLSLSQRQCQIITVEENKTLIQVPPEPLGIKSIQVNSYLEAVGLIAAYKAGVNPSALRPKLSSIVNSQ, from the coding sequence GTGAATCAACGACCATATACTACTATTTTAATCGTTCCTACTGGCGTTGGAGCAGCCATTGGCGGATATGCTGGTGATGCAATTCCAGTTGCTAAAGTTTTATCACAGGTTTGCGATCGCCTGATTACTCACCCCAATGTCCTTAATGGTGCAAGTTTATACTGGAACATTCCCAATGCTTTCTATGTTGAAGGTTACGGACTTGACAAATTCGCTTCGGGATGCTGGGGTTTGCGTCCGGTTCGTCACAATAAAATAGGTTTACTTTTAGACCAAGGCATTGAGCCAGAATTGCAGTTGCGACATTTGCAAGCAGCGGACGCAGCCAGGGCAACTCTAGGCTTGACCATCACAGATTATGTAATTACTGATGCACCATTAAATGTAGAATTACGCACTGCCCCATCAGGCGCGAGTTGGGGAACAATAGGCAACCCTGATAGTTTGCTGAGGGCTGCTGAGATATTAATAAAAAAAGTGGGGGTAGAAGCGATCGCAGTTGTGGCTCGTTTCCCCGATGATATGGATGAAGAGGCAGTGGAAAACTACCGTCAAGGTAAAGGTGTAGATCCCCTAGCTGGTGCGGAAGCGGTAATCAGTCATTTAGTGGTCAGAACCTTTCAAATTCCTTGCGCCCATTCTCCTGCTCTTGCAGCCGCACCCCCAGAACCAAATTTATCTCCCCGCTCCGCCGCCGAAGAATTGGGCTATACTTTTTTACCGTGCGTACTTGTAGGCTTAAGCCGTGCCCCACAATTTATATTAGAGAAAGAGATAGTTAACTCTTTACAGGATGATATTTGGGCAAATCAAGTCGATAGTGTGATTGTACCTGCAACTGCTTGTGGCAGTAGCGCCTTACTGAGTTTAAGCCAGAGGCAATGCCAAATAATTACAGTGGAAGAAAATAAAACTTTAATACAAGTTCCTCCCGAACCGTTGGGGATCAAATCCATACAGGTAAACTCATATTTAGAAGCAGTGGGTCTAATAGCAGCATATAAAGCGGGTGTTAATCCATCTGCTCTGCGTCCCAAATTATCGTCAATAGTCAATAGTCAATAG
- a CDS encoding DUF4351 domain-containing protein: MTRFIHDKFAKDYLEELLKDYGEVKASEKVSGEIKEIDVLFTPTKQQNSNLQILGLLGRFAEHPAIIEPFRNPASTDEICDCILKLLEIKALVRREAKANKTKLPDSEIPKLWVLTPTISETRLSSFGSMQKAGWLSGVHFLPDALRTAIVAIHQLPQTPETLWLRLLGRGSVQSQAIIELQALPLDYPYQKATLELVYNLRENLRVNQELEADDRELIMRLEPLYQRDREQAKEEGRQQGRQQGEQDLILRLLNRRIGEIDASLIERIKSLSIEQLETLAEALLDFSNIADLETWLNQQ; this comes from the coding sequence ATGACCCGCTTTATACATGATAAATTCGCCAAAGACTATTTAGAAGAATTATTAAAAGATTACGGAGAAGTCAAAGCATCAGAAAAAGTTTCAGGAGAGATTAAAGAAATAGATGTTTTATTCACTCCAACCAAACAGCAAAACTCTAATTTACAAATACTGGGTTTGTTAGGAAGATTTGCGGAACATCCTGCTATCATAGAACCATTCCGCAATCCAGCCTCTACCGATGAGATATGCGACTGTATTTTAAAATTATTAGAAATCAAGGCTTTAGTGCGACGAGAAGCTAAAGCCAATAAAACCAAACTTCCGGACTCAGAAATTCCTAAATTGTGGGTGCTGACACCTACCATATCTGAAACTAGGTTATCTAGCTTTGGAAGTATGCAAAAAGCAGGTTGGTTATCAGGAGTACATTTTCTTCCAGATGCCTTACGGACAGCAATTGTGGCGATACACCAATTACCGCAGACACCAGAAACATTATGGTTGAGGCTTTTGGGTAGAGGAAGCGTACAGTCACAAGCAATTATCGAGTTGCAAGCGTTACCATTAGATTATCCATACCAGAAAGCAACCCTAGAATTAGTTTATAACTTGCGCGAAAATTTGAGAGTAAACCAAGAATTAGAAGCAGATGATCGGGAGTTAATTATGCGATTAGAACCACTTTATCAAAGAGATAGAGAACAAGCTAAAGAAGAAGGAAGGCAACAAGGAAGACAACAAGGAGAACAAGACTTAATACTGCGTCTACTCAATCGCCGTATTGGTGAAATTGATGCATCATTAATTGAGCGAATTAAAAGCTTATCAATTGAACAATTAGAAACTTTAGCAGAGGCATTATTAGACTTTTCTAATATTGCTGATTTAGAAACTTGGTTAAACCAACAATAA
- a CDS encoding GUN4 domain-containing protein, translating to MAEFDVFLAHNSLDKPEVQYIAVALKRRNLRPWIDDEQIPPGRTFQDEIQQAIPLVRSAAIFIGVRGLGRWQSWELKALINQCVKRNIPVIPVLLPGVEQLPENLIFLQEFRWICFSESISDEHALSLLEWGITAGKKPRTQPQSIPTDNLDSEKGIDYTRLRNLLAKENWKEADAETYRVMIQAVDKKEGKWFTDDELLNFPRTDLRKIDKLWVTYSNGHFGFSVQKEIYLSVGGKADGKYYKQAWEKFGDCVGWRENNSWINYSDINFDTSAPTSAPMGHLPLVAPMGDLPVLSNEFNEFVSVRIPLYVSVICGFVIGYNSSINVGSGVLLGVCWVGVYWLCWHFSRKSLTYKVFRKL from the coding sequence ATGGCAGAGTTTGATGTGTTTCTAGCTCACAATAGTTTAGACAAACCGGAAGTTCAATACATCGCAGTAGCATTGAAACGGCGTAATTTAAGACCGTGGATAGACGATGAACAAATTCCACCGGGACGAACATTTCAAGATGAAATCCAACAAGCAATTCCTTTAGTCAGATCTGCTGCTATCTTCATTGGTGTCCGTGGTTTGGGACGCTGGCAAAGTTGGGAATTAAAAGCCCTAATTAATCAGTGTGTGAAAAGAAATATTCCTGTAATTCCAGTTTTGCTTCCTGGTGTTGAACAACTGCCTGAGAATTTAATTTTTTTACAAGAATTTAGATGGATCTGTTTCTCTGAAAGTATTAGTGATGAGCATGCTTTGTCTTTATTGGAATGGGGTATTACTGCTGGGAAAAAGCCAAGGACACAGCCTCAATCTATTCCAACAGATAACCTGGACTCAGAAAAAGGCATAGACTACACCAGACTACGCAACCTACTAGCAAAAGAAAACTGGAAAGAAGCCGACGCAGAAACTTATCGGGTCATGATTCAGGCTGTAGATAAAAAAGAAGGCAAGTGGTTCACCGATGACGAACTCTTAAATTTTCCTCGCACTGACTTACGCAAAATTGATAAACTGTGGGTAACATACAGCAATGGACACTTTGGCTTCAGCGTCCAGAAGGAAATATACTTGAGCGTTGGCGGTAAAGCTGACGGCAAGTATTATAAACAAGCCTGGGAGAAGTTTGGCGATTGCGTAGGATGGAGAGAGAATAATAGTTGGATAAATTATTCTGATATAAATTTTGACACCTCAGCCCCTACCTCTGCCCCTATGGGACACCTCCCTTTAGTTGCCCCTATGGGAGACTTGCCAGTTTTAAGTAATGAGTTTAATGAGTTCGTTTCGGTTCGCATTCCTTTGTATGTAAGTGTCATTTGTGGGTTTGTTATTGGGTATAATTCGTCTATTAATGTTGGGTCGGGTGTGCTACTTGGTGTGTGTTGGGTTGGGGTATATTGGTTGTGTTGGCATTTTTCTCGGAAAAGCTTAACATATAAGGTTTTCCGAAAATTATAA
- a CDS encoding Uma2 family endonuclease, translating into MSVAQELEPAEDIIFPPGDIDSDEPPLESDLHLRQIILLLQCLELWWQNRNDFYAAGNLTIYYSQRQLKSEEFRGPDFFVVLGCERKPRKSWVIWQEDGKYPNIIVELLSSSTKATDKGLKKQIYQDIFRTPEYFWFDPDNLEFVGFHLVDAHYQPIEANAQGWLWSQQLDLYLGVQDNQLRYFTAQGQLVPTPQELAQQEKQRADEERQRTAQEKQRAERLAAKLRELNIDPDNL; encoded by the coding sequence ATGTCAGTCGCCCAAGAATTAGAACCAGCAGAAGATATAATATTTCCACCAGGAGATATCGACAGTGACGAACCACCATTGGAAAGCGATTTACATCTACGCCAAATTATTCTGTTATTACAATGTTTAGAATTGTGGTGGCAAAACCGCAATGATTTTTATGCTGCTGGAAATCTGACAATTTACTACAGCCAACGTCAACTTAAATCAGAAGAATTTCGCGGCCCAGACTTTTTTGTGGTGCTAGGATGCGAAAGAAAACCGCGCAAAAGTTGGGTGATTTGGCAGGAAGATGGTAAATATCCGAATATCATTGTCGAGTTACTTTCATCTTCCACAAAAGCCACAGACAAAGGCTTAAAAAAACAAATCTACCAAGATATCTTTCGCACGCCGGAATATTTTTGGTTTGACCCGGATAATTTAGAATTTGTGGGGTTTCATTTAGTAGACGCTCATTACCAACCAATAGAAGCAAATGCCCAAGGTTGGTTATGGAGTCAGCAGTTAGATTTATATTTGGGTGTACAGGACAATCAATTACGCTATTTTACGGCACAAGGGCAGTTAGTGCCGACACCGCAAGAATTAGCACAACAAGAAAAGCAGCGTGCGGACGAAGAAAGACAGCGTACAGCACAAGAAAAGCAACGCGCAGAACGCCTAGCCGCTAAGTTGCGAGAATTAAATATTGATCCTGATAATCTATAA
- a CDS encoding 2Fe-2S iron-sulfur cluster binding domain-containing protein, which produces MPQTYTVEINFQGETHTLQVPENETILSVADAAGLELPSSCHAGVCTTCAGQIISGTVDQSEGMGVSPDLQKQGYVLLCIAYPRSNLKIDTEKEDIVYQLQFGKDK; this is translated from the coding sequence ATGCCCCAAACTTACACCGTAGAAATTAACTTCCAAGGCGAAACTCATACTTTGCAAGTTCCTGAAAACGAAACTATCTTGTCAGTAGCCGATGCTGCTGGTTTAGAACTGCCGAGTTCTTGTCATGCAGGTGTTTGTACAACTTGCGCCGGTCAAATTATTTCAGGAACTGTAGATCAAAGTGAAGGCATGGGCGTGAGTCCAGATTTGCAAAAACAAGGTTATGTATTGCTTTGTATAGCCTATCCCCGTTCAAATTTGAAAATTGATACCGAAAAGGAAGATATAGTTTATCAATTGCAATTTGGCAAAGATAAGTGA